In Geminocystis sp. NIES-3709, a single genomic region encodes these proteins:
- the tilS gene encoding tRNA lysidine(34) synthetase TilS gives MFVWTGYHSKLHQVLKDRQLLPKNSKILIALSGGQDSLCLTRLCSDLQPKWHWQIAIVHYDHGWVLDEGLANHVEKIAKNWDIEFYLEQAKEKIAETEAEARKYRYEAFVNVATHHKFDYLLTGHTLSDRAETFIYNLTRGAGMEGLTALNWIRQLNDHLTLVRPLLNFTRNDTLTFCQQLQLPIWQDKYNDNKKFARNRIRLDLIPYLKKELNPQIEQHLTQTAEILRGDVEFLTEEAEKLFNLAITEDKNNLKRSILKDKPLSLQRRVIKVFLAQKLEIMPNFEQIEAVVRLINAPNLDRTSSLSKGRFAQVKKDFITISDEK, from the coding sequence ATGTTTGTATGGACAGGCTATCATAGTAAACTACATCAAGTATTAAAAGATCGCCAACTGTTGCCAAAAAACAGTAAAATTCTGATTGCTCTATCAGGAGGACAAGATTCTCTCTGCTTAACCCGTTTATGCTCAGATTTACAGCCAAAATGGCATTGGCAAATTGCGATCGTTCATTATGATCATGGTTGGGTGTTAGATGAAGGATTAGCTAATCATGTTGAGAAAATTGCCAAAAACTGGGATATTGAGTTTTACTTAGAACAAGCTAAAGAGAAAATTGCCGAAACAGAAGCAGAAGCTCGAAAATATCGCTATGAGGCTTTCGTCAATGTTGCCACTCATCATAAATTTGATTATTTATTGACAGGACACACTTTAAGCGATCGAGCAGAAACTTTCATCTATAACTTAACTAGAGGTGCAGGAATGGAAGGCTTAACCGCTTTGAATTGGATAAGACAACTTAATGATCATCTTACTCTAGTACGACCTTTGCTCAACTTTACTCGTAATGACACCCTTACTTTTTGTCAACAATTACAATTACCTATTTGGCAAGATAAATATAACGATAATAAAAAATTTGCCCGTAATCGCATTCGTCTTGATTTGATACCGTATCTCAAAAAAGAATTGAACCCACAGATTGAGCAACATTTAACCCAAACAGCAGAAATTTTACGGGGTGATGTGGAATTTTTAACGGAAGAAGCCGAAAAATTATTTAATTTAGCTATTACCGAAGATAAAAATAATTTAAAACGATCTATATTAAAAGATAAACCCCTCAGTTTACAAAGAAGGGTTATAAAGGTTTTTTTAGCCCAAAAACTAGAAATAATGCCTAATTTCGAGCAAATAGAAGCCGTTGTAAGGTTAATTAATGCACCTAACCTTGATCGAACTTCTAGCTTATCTAAAGGACGTTTTGCCCAAGTTAAAAAGGATTTTATTACAATCAGTGATGAAAAATAA